One part of the Micrococcus sp. 2A genome encodes these proteins:
- a CDS encoding LuxR C-terminal-related transcriptional regulator, translating into MTPLRHAAPPALDPEELAAFRALLARPETRTDDVDAAALAHLEALGLVRRHDDGSLAVQSPHRPLTAEANRAQARADALREAAESLHAEFRRRAGAGRESLDVVVGAAEIVEAAVGIARTARHTVRGFDRGPYFHADPLPESAQSRSSARGVKWRVIYEGDSLRGEPPERWELIGSTPGETGRVMPHLPFKLLIADDAVALVGLVGPSPGSGEGLVVRGALLVDALVRLFEQQWELALPVSSGDHGALDPHDRRLLAMLSTGMTDEGMARSLEVSRRTVQRRVSELARRMGAEGRFQLGVQAARRGWV; encoded by the coding sequence ATGACGCCCTTGCGCCACGCCGCTCCCCCCGCCCTCGACCCCGAGGAGCTCGCCGCCTTCCGCGCGCTCCTCGCGCGGCCCGAGACCCGGACCGATGACGTGGACGCCGCCGCGCTCGCGCACCTGGAGGCGCTCGGGCTCGTCCGGCGGCACGACGACGGGTCCCTTGCGGTCCAGTCGCCGCACCGGCCGCTGACGGCCGAGGCGAACCGAGCGCAGGCCCGGGCCGACGCCCTGCGCGAGGCGGCCGAGTCCCTGCACGCCGAGTTCCGACGTCGTGCCGGCGCGGGGCGCGAGTCGCTGGACGTGGTGGTGGGGGCCGCGGAGATCGTGGAGGCCGCCGTCGGGATCGCGCGCACGGCGCGGCACACCGTGCGCGGCTTCGACCGCGGGCCCTACTTCCACGCCGACCCGCTGCCCGAGTCCGCGCAGTCCCGCTCCTCCGCGCGGGGCGTGAAGTGGCGCGTGATCTACGAGGGCGACTCGCTCCGCGGCGAACCGCCCGAGCGATGGGAGCTGATCGGGTCCACGCCGGGCGAGACGGGGCGCGTCATGCCGCACCTGCCGTTCAAGCTCCTGATCGCGGACGACGCCGTCGCGCTCGTGGGACTCGTCGGCCCCAGCCCCGGCTCCGGGGAGGGTCTCGTGGTGCGCGGCGCCCTGCTCGTGGACGCCCTCGTCCGTCTGTTCGAGCAGCAGTGGGAGCTGGCCCTCCCGGTCTCCTCGGGGGACCACGGCGCGCTCGACCCCCACGACCGCCGCCTGCTCGCGATGCTCAGCACCGGGATGACGGACGAGGGCATGGCCCGATCGCTCGAGGTCTCCCGCCGCACCGTGCAGCGGCGCGTCTCTGAGCTCGCACGGCGCATGGGCGCCGAGGGGCGCTTCCAGCTCGGGGTGCAGGCCGCCCGTCGCGGCTGGGTGTGA
- a CDS encoding ornithine cyclodeaminase family protein, translating into MTANDVPPSSLPYVPGPAVRAALTPTQAVDALEAALRSGVDPEHDAPRTRLDTAHGQLLQMPSTAGTDTGTKLLTVSPDNPARDRPLIQGVYVLFGGEEQSPRAVIDGLELTNLRTAAVSALGVRLMGTTAPRHLAVFGTGVQAWEHAVAFADVFTLERITVAGRNRLKAEAMAARIERELGVDADTGGAEAAAEGDAVVCATSATRPFFDGDLVRDDAVVVAMGAHTPDARELDDVLMGRGFVAVESRDSALREAGDVLLAIEAGALRGIEDVATLAELAAGTARRPAGRPGVFVTTGMPWQDLAVAVAVAERAGA; encoded by the coding sequence ATGACCGCGAACGACGTCCCCCCGTCCTCCCTGCCCTACGTCCCCGGCCCCGCCGTCCGCGCGGCGCTGACCCCCACGCAGGCCGTGGACGCCCTCGAGGCGGCGCTGCGCTCCGGCGTCGATCCGGAGCACGACGCCCCGCGCACCCGCCTGGACACCGCGCACGGCCAGCTGCTGCAGATGCCCTCGACGGCGGGCACGGACACCGGCACGAAGCTGCTGACCGTCTCCCCGGACAATCCCGCGCGGGACCGGCCGCTCATCCAGGGCGTCTACGTCCTCTTCGGCGGCGAGGAGCAGTCCCCGCGCGCGGTGATTGACGGGCTCGAGCTCACCAACCTGCGCACCGCGGCGGTCTCCGCGCTGGGTGTCCGGCTGATGGGGACGACGGCGCCGCGTCACCTCGCGGTGTTCGGCACCGGGGTGCAGGCGTGGGAGCACGCCGTGGCGTTCGCGGACGTGTTCACGCTGGAGCGGATCACGGTGGCCGGGCGGAACCGTCTCAAGGCCGAGGCCATGGCCGCACGGATCGAACGGGAGCTGGGCGTCGACGCGGACACCGGCGGCGCGGAGGCCGCCGCCGAGGGCGACGCGGTGGTGTGCGCCACGTCCGCGACCCGGCCCTTCTTCGACGGCGACCTCGTGCGGGACGACGCCGTCGTCGTCGCGATGGGCGCCCACACCCCGGACGCCCGAGAGCTGGACGACGTCCTCATGGGGCGCGGCTTCGTGGCCGTGGAGTCCCGGGACTCCGCCCTGCGGGAGGCCGGGGACGTGCTCCTGGCGATCGAGGCCGGCGCGCTGCGCGGGATCGAAGACGTGGCCACGCTCGCCGAGCTCGCGGCGGGGACGGCGCGTCGGCCGGCGGGCAGGCCCGGCGTGTTCGTGACCACGGGCATGCCGTGGCAGGACCTCGCGGTGGCCGTCGCCGTGGCCGAGCGCGCGGGGGCCTGA
- a CDS encoding glutamine amidotransferase — protein MTSTPQRPFLLVQTRPEVDAALAEAEAVQRLGGFADGQLTAMQLGRDLGAAPDARPDWGDLLARHAGVILPGSPYTTSDPEDTKSALQRRVESELARMLEVVLAEDRPFLGCCYGVGTLGRHVGALVDGTYGESAGPVTVTLTDEGAADPLLAGMPADFTAYVGHKEAVTQLPEGAVVLASGVTCPVQMFRLGEHQYATQFHPELDQAGLLERLRIYAHHGYFAPEESDATFARIAATTAPEPPRILENFRRAYEG, from the coding sequence ATGACCTCCACCCCGCAGCGCCCCTTCCTCCTGGTCCAGACGCGCCCCGAGGTGGACGCCGCGCTGGCCGAGGCCGAGGCCGTGCAGCGCCTCGGGGGCTTCGCGGACGGACAGCTGACCGCGATGCAGCTGGGCCGCGATCTCGGCGCCGCACCCGACGCCCGCCCCGACTGGGGTGACCTCCTGGCCCGGCACGCCGGCGTCATCCTGCCCGGCAGCCCCTACACCACCTCCGACCCCGAGGACACGAAGTCAGCACTGCAGCGGCGCGTGGAGTCGGAGCTCGCCCGGATGCTCGAGGTGGTGCTCGCCGAGGACCGTCCGTTCTTGGGCTGCTGCTACGGCGTCGGCACGCTCGGGCGTCACGTGGGAGCGCTCGTGGACGGCACGTACGGCGAGTCCGCCGGGCCCGTCACGGTCACCCTCACGGACGAGGGCGCGGCAGACCCCCTCCTCGCGGGGATGCCGGCCGACTTCACCGCCTACGTGGGCCACAAGGAGGCCGTGACGCAGCTGCCGGAGGGCGCCGTCGTGCTGGCGTCCGGCGTCACGTGCCCGGTGCAGATGTTCCGCCTCGGCGAGCACCAGTACGCCACGCAGTTCCACCCCGAGCTCGACCAGGCCGGGCTCCTGGAGCGCCTGCGGATCTACGCGCACCACGGGTACTTCGCCCCCGAGGAGTCCGATGCCACGTTCGCGCGCATCGCCGCGACGACCGCGCCCGAGCCGCCGCGGATCCTGGAGAACTTCCGGCGCGCCTACGAGGGCTGA
- a CDS encoding S8 family serine peptidase, with product MTHSPTRRHRALGVTSALALVLSGAAAAGAAPEQGSAAPDPDAVTAVTGAAADTSRTAPAPETFEDGAYVVVLAEAPVASYDGGTEGYAPTRPGKGKGRDNGFNPKSANARAYAKHLTKKQDTVLERTGAGAPHTRYTTALNGFSGTFTAQEAAALAADPAVLAVVPDEIRQMDTVSSPDFLGLTGKKGVWAGLLGKKGDQAQAGRGVVVGVIDSGIRPEAASFQDRGHPAAPADWAGGCETGDAEAFPADSCNDKLIGAKYFVQGFGAARLAEVETLSPLDAGGHGTHTASTAAGNKDVTATVDGLERGTVSGMAPGAHVAAYKACWEGVTGGGCATSDTVAAIDAAVADGVDVVNFSISGTSTNVVDPVEVAFMNAATAGVFVAASSGNSGPTVSTTAHPSPWITTVAASSHAVYEHTLVTGDGQRFIGSSVTAPLPASTALVYAGDIAAAGADPAKAALCLPGTLDSAKAAGKIVVCDRGENARAQKSTVVKDAGGVGMVLVNVTDAGLNADLHAIPSVHLDHTNRDALLAYVRAGNATGQILATNEGTTTLVPEVAGFSSRGPSLAAESDLLKPDISAPGVDVLAAYSPEEAGEDFAYVSGTSMSSPHIAGLAALVKQGRPEFSPMEIKSAMMTTARDHASETSPFAGGAGFVDPTTMMDPGLVFDSDREDWFDYLAGQGITFAATGEPVSENPIDASDLNVPSIAMGELYGSQTVTRTLTNVGRSNGEWTAHVEGLEGLDVSVSPQVIKPRRGADADVDISVTAAGAPAGEWATGHIVWTGPAEQRVRIPVVVRPGVADAPATVTVERDADSLELPVLSGVDGTFTTRVNGLTRGEEHTGTTVRRPFFDKADAALTAHDFAYPRGYPTVRIEAETTAPDVDLDVYVTSSWSGYPVARSTTRGTGTEVYQGRIYSSAPEHQVYVVAKPGADGLPSDAPIDYTLRVFFPQEGGGDNGVLTFDPASAAVKPGETHVFHGTLETDGVSPYMGTVDILHDGRVVDTTTVRVQ from the coding sequence ATGACCCACTCGCCCACTCGTCGCCACCGCGCCCTCGGGGTGACCTCGGCCCTCGCCCTGGTCCTCTCCGGCGCCGCCGCCGCCGGGGCCGCCCCCGAGCAGGGCTCGGCCGCCCCCGATCCCGACGCGGTCACCGCCGTCACCGGGGCCGCGGCGGACACGTCCCGCACCGCGCCCGCCCCCGAGACCTTCGAGGACGGCGCCTACGTCGTCGTCCTGGCGGAGGCCCCCGTGGCCTCCTACGACGGCGGCACCGAGGGGTACGCCCCCACCCGCCCCGGCAAGGGCAAGGGCCGGGACAACGGCTTCAACCCCAAGAGCGCGAACGCCCGGGCCTACGCCAAGCACCTGACGAAGAAGCAGGACACGGTCCTCGAGCGCACCGGCGCCGGCGCCCCGCACACCCGGTACACCACCGCCCTCAACGGATTCTCCGGCACGTTCACCGCGCAGGAGGCTGCGGCCCTCGCCGCCGACCCGGCCGTGCTCGCCGTCGTGCCGGACGAGATCCGCCAGATGGACACCGTCTCCTCCCCCGACTTCCTCGGCCTCACGGGCAAGAAGGGCGTGTGGGCGGGGCTCCTGGGCAAGAAGGGCGATCAGGCGCAGGCCGGCCGCGGCGTCGTCGTCGGCGTGATCGACAGCGGCATCCGCCCGGAGGCCGCCTCCTTCCAGGACCGCGGCCACCCCGCCGCCCCCGCGGACTGGGCCGGCGGCTGCGAGACCGGTGACGCGGAGGCGTTCCCCGCCGACTCGTGCAACGACAAGCTGATCGGCGCCAAGTACTTCGTGCAGGGCTTCGGCGCCGCCCGCCTGGCCGAGGTCGAGACCCTCTCCCCGCTGGACGCCGGCGGCCACGGCACCCACACCGCCTCCACGGCGGCCGGCAACAAGGACGTGACCGCCACGGTGGACGGCCTCGAGCGCGGCACCGTCTCCGGCATGGCCCCGGGCGCCCACGTGGCCGCCTACAAGGCCTGCTGGGAGGGCGTCACCGGCGGCGGCTGCGCCACCTCGGACACCGTGGCCGCGATCGACGCGGCCGTGGCCGACGGCGTGGACGTCGTGAACTTCTCGATCTCCGGCACGAGCACCAACGTCGTGGACCCGGTGGAGGTGGCCTTCATGAACGCCGCCACCGCCGGCGTGTTCGTCGCGGCCTCGTCCGGCAACTCCGGCCCCACGGTCTCGACGACGGCGCACCCCTCGCCGTGGATCACCACCGTGGCGGCCTCGAGCCACGCGGTCTACGAGCACACGCTCGTGACCGGCGACGGCCAGCGCTTCATCGGCTCCTCCGTCACCGCCCCGCTGCCCGCCTCCACTGCCCTGGTCTACGCCGGCGACATCGCCGCCGCGGGCGCGGACCCCGCGAAGGCCGCCCTGTGCCTGCCGGGCACCCTCGACTCCGCGAAGGCGGCCGGGAAGATCGTGGTCTGCGACCGCGGCGAGAACGCCCGCGCCCAGAAGTCCACCGTGGTCAAGGACGCCGGCGGCGTCGGCATGGTGCTCGTGAACGTCACCGACGCCGGCCTCAACGCCGACCTGCACGCGATCCCCTCCGTGCACCTGGACCACACGAACCGCGATGCCCTGCTGGCCTACGTGCGGGCCGGGAACGCCACCGGCCAGATCCTGGCCACGAACGAGGGCACCACCACCCTGGTCCCCGAGGTCGCGGGCTTCTCCTCGCGCGGCCCGTCCCTGGCCGCCGAGTCGGACCTGCTGAAGCCGGACATCTCCGCCCCCGGCGTGGACGTGCTCGCCGCATACTCGCCGGAGGAGGCGGGCGAGGACTTCGCCTACGTCTCGGGCACCTCGATGTCCTCCCCGCACATCGCGGGCCTCGCCGCGCTCGTGAAGCAGGGACGCCCCGAGTTCAGCCCCATGGAGATCAAGTCCGCCATGATGACGACGGCGCGCGACCACGCGTCCGAGACGTCCCCGTTCGCGGGCGGCGCGGGCTTCGTGGACCCCACGACGATGATGGACCCGGGGCTCGTGTTCGACTCGGACCGAGAGGACTGGTTCGACTACCTCGCCGGCCAGGGCATCACGTTCGCGGCCACCGGCGAGCCGGTCTCCGAGAACCCGATCGACGCCTCGGACCTCAACGTCCCCTCGATCGCGATGGGCGAGCTCTACGGCTCGCAGACCGTGACCCGCACGCTCACCAACGTGGGTCGCTCCAACGGCGAGTGGACCGCGCACGTGGAGGGCCTCGAGGGCCTCGACGTCTCCGTCTCCCCACAGGTCATCAAGCCGCGCCGCGGGGCCGACGCGGACGTGGACATCTCCGTCACCGCCGCGGGCGCTCCCGCGGGCGAGTGGGCCACCGGCCACATCGTGTGGACCGGCCCGGCCGAGCAGCGGGTGCGGATCCCCGTGGTCGTGCGCCCCGGCGTCGCCGACGCCCCGGCCACCGTGACCGTGGAGCGGGACGCCGACTCGCTCGAGCTGCCGGTCCTCTCCGGCGTGGACGGGACCTTCACCACCCGCGTGAACGGGCTGACCCGCGGCGAGGAGCACACCGGCACCACGGTGCGCCGCCCGTTCTTCGACAAGGCCGACGCGGCCCTGACCGCTCACGACTTCGCGTACCCGCGCGGCTACCCCACCGTGCGGATCGAGGCCGAGACCACCGCGCCCGACGTGGACCTGGACGTCTACGTGACGAGCTCGTGGTCCGGCTACCCCGTGGCCCGCTCCACGACGCGCGGCACCGGCACGGAGGTCTACCAGGGCCGGATCTACAGCTCGGCCCCCGAGCACCAGGTCTACGTGGTCGCGAAGCCGGGCGCGGACGGCCTGCCCTCCGACGCGCCGATCGACTACACGCTGCGGGTGTTCTTCCCGCAGGAGGGCGGCGGCGACAACGGCGTGCTGACCTTCGACCCGGCCTCCGCCGCGGTGAAGCCCGGAGAGACGCACGTCTTCCACGGCACCCTGGAGACCGACGGGGTCAGCCCCTACATGGGCACCGTGGACATCCTGCACGACGGCAGGGTGGTGGACACCACCACCGTGCGCGTGCAGTGA